In one window of Halomarina pelagica DNA:
- a CDS encoding AbrB/MazE/SpoVT family DNA-binding domain-containing protein, which translates to MSTTEEERDSKSEVVSVSRHGQATIPKKFREKLGIEAPGRVRFRENDEGEVTVERVPSASDMRGYAKHRGDATTDEPATALLREKRERDRETREATFESGDSDE; encoded by the coding sequence ATGAGTACTACAGAGGAGGAACGGGATTCAAAGTCAGAGGTCGTCTCTGTGTCACGGCACGGCCAGGCGACGATCCCGAAGAAGTTCCGCGAGAAACTGGGCATCGAAGCGCCGGGGCGGGTCCGGTTCCGGGAGAACGACGAGGGCGAGGTCACGGTCGAGCGCGTTCCCTCGGCGAGTGACATGCGGGGGTACGCGAAGCATCGGGGGGACGCGACGACCGACGAACCCGCGACTGCGTTACTGCGCGAAAAGCGCGAGCGAGATCGAGAGACTCGCGAGGCGACGTTCGAATCCGGAGATAGCGACGAATGA
- a CDS encoding type II toxin-antitoxin system VapC family toxin: MFDAEPIVAHADGEPGSGTVEAFLSAVEDGESTGFVNYVNMTEVRYILARKYDRRTADEYLDWLVSFGIVPVGIEEIWETAAEFVLDVNPALGDSFALATATAKDATLLAGGDGDYDGVTDVPIECFRDGPA; encoded by the coding sequence GTGTTCGACGCTGAACCGATCGTCGCACACGCGGACGGCGAACCGGGAAGCGGCACCGTCGAAGCATTTCTCTCCGCCGTCGAAGACGGCGAATCGACGGGGTTCGTGAACTACGTGAACATGACCGAGGTCAGGTACATCCTCGCCCGCAAGTACGATCGGAGGACCGCGGACGAGTACCTCGACTGGCTAGTCAGTTTCGGGATCGTCCCCGTCGGGATCGAGGAGATCTGGGAGACTGCGGCCGAGTTCGTCCTCGACGTCAACCCGGCACTCGGTGACTCGTTCGCCCTGGCGACGGCGACCGCGAAGGACGCGACGCTGCTCGCCGGCGGCGACGGCGATTACGACGGCGTCACCGACGTTCCGATCGAATGCTTTCGGGACGGACCGGCCTGA
- a CDS encoding acetamidase/formamidase family protein, with protein MTDRRTIDDSSVVYAFSPDLEPTVTVEPGAALTVETRDSLEGAIQRDGDLMDSVPEEVNAATGPIAVEGAEPGDALRVEIEEMRPNEDRGRAVTIPGFGLLRDDPEVAHPHTRVTPVEDGALRFGDLSVPLDPCIGTIGVATADEEYTTLVPHDHGGNLDTTDLRAGATVYFPVFQPGGLLAMGDCKAAMADGEHCGTGAEIATEIDVTLGVVADAPLSRPLIETDDAWKFLASAETLQAACELAVRDASEALARAHGVEFTDAYLLASLVADLEISQVVDPLKTVRCAVPKASLADPLD; from the coding sequence ATGACAGACAGACGCACGATAGATGACTCGTCGGTCGTCTACGCCTTCTCGCCCGACCTCGAGCCGACCGTCACCGTGGAGCCGGGGGCCGCGCTCACCGTCGAGACGCGCGACAGCCTCGAGGGGGCCATCCAGCGCGACGGGGACCTGATGGACTCGGTGCCCGAGGAGGTCAACGCCGCGACCGGGCCGATCGCCGTCGAGGGGGCAGAGCCGGGCGACGCCCTCCGGGTGGAGATAGAGGAGATGCGCCCGAACGAGGACCGCGGCCGCGCCGTCACGATCCCCGGCTTCGGACTCCTCCGGGACGACCCCGAGGTGGCCCACCCCCACACACGCGTCACGCCCGTCGAGGACGGCGCGCTCCGGTTCGGCGACCTCTCGGTGCCGCTCGACCCCTGTATCGGGACGATCGGCGTCGCCACCGCCGACGAGGAGTACACGACGCTCGTGCCCCACGACCACGGCGGGAACCTCGACACGACCGACCTCCGGGCGGGGGCGACGGTCTACTTCCCGGTCTTCCAGCCGGGCGGCCTGCTGGCGATGGGCGACTGCAAGGCCGCGATGGCCGACGGCGAGCACTGCGGCACCGGCGCGGAGATCGCCACCGAGATCGACGTCACCCTCGGCGTCGTCGCCGACGCCCCGCTCTCGCGCCCGCTGATCGAGACGGACGACGCCTGGAAGTTCCTCGCCAGCGCGGAGACGCTCCAGGCGGCCTGCGAACTGGCCGTCCGCGACGCGAGCGAGGCGCTCGCCCGGGCCCACGGCGTCGAGTTCACCGACGCCTACCTGCTCGCCAGCCTCGTCGCCGACCTCGAGATCAGCCAGGTGGTCGACCCGCTGAAGACCGTCCGCTGTGCCGTCCCGAAGGCGTCCCTCGCGGACCCGCTCGACTGA
- a CDS encoding NAD(P)/FAD-dependent oxidoreductase, with translation MIGIVGGGLAGLAAAHRLRRAGREVRVFEAAPEVGGLAATYPTAGDPVERFYHHLSKSETAIVDLATVVGVGDRIEWRVGKNACYVDGTVYPLDAPWEVLAYPELSLYDTLRLGLLTLGVDVRGGRPRRNAYDDLAAFDDVPVREFLLEHATEGVYERFFEPLLDAKFGSRKDDVSAAWLLGRIRFRGERDPLRGEVLGYVEGGFGVLLDALVEAVGRENVVTGARVTELDYRDRVESLTVETPDGEETHDVEAVVVATMPDVLEALTGYACGIDFQGSVCALLTMEEALTDTYWLNVADEAPFGALVEHTNFVPPARYGGEHLLYVASYVQDLTEERWTLDDDALRERWLAGIEDLFPRFDRGAVTDVRVARNPRTAPVYECGYLDAVVPYDLAEEVAAGVYYAGMASRAQYPERSLDGAVRAGYECADRIEREGVAIGATPRGRR, from the coding sequence ATGATCGGCATCGTCGGCGGCGGCCTCGCCGGACTGGCGGCCGCCCACCGGTTGCGTCGAGCGGGCCGCGAGGTGCGCGTCTTCGAGGCGGCCCCCGAGGTCGGCGGCCTCGCCGCGACGTACCCGACCGCGGGCGACCCCGTCGAGCGCTTCTACCACCACCTCTCGAAGTCGGAGACGGCGATCGTCGACCTCGCGACGGTGGTGGGCGTCGGCGACCGGATCGAGTGGCGCGTCGGGAAGAACGCCTGCTACGTCGACGGGACCGTCTACCCGCTCGACGCGCCGTGGGAGGTCCTCGCCTACCCGGAGCTGAGCCTCTACGACACGCTCAGGCTGGGGCTGCTCACGCTCGGCGTCGACGTGCGCGGCGGTCGCCCCCGGCGGAACGCCTACGACGACCTCGCGGCGTTCGACGACGTTCCGGTCCGGGAGTTCCTGCTCGAACACGCCACGGAGGGCGTCTACGAGCGCTTCTTCGAGCCGCTGCTGGACGCGAAGTTCGGCTCGCGCAAGGACGACGTGAGCGCCGCCTGGCTCCTCGGCCGGATCCGGTTCCGCGGCGAGCGCGACCCCCTCAGGGGGGAGGTCCTGGGCTACGTCGAGGGGGGGTTCGGCGTCCTGCTCGACGCGCTCGTCGAGGCGGTCGGCCGCGAGAACGTCGTCACGGGTGCCAGGGTGACGGAACTCGACTACCGCGACCGCGTCGAGTCGCTGACCGTCGAGACGCCGGACGGCGAGGAGACCCACGACGTGGAGGCCGTGGTCGTGGCGACGATGCCCGACGTGCTGGAGGCGCTCACGGGCTACGCCTGCGGGATCGACTTCCAGGGCTCGGTCTGCGCCCTGCTCACGATGGAGGAGGCGCTCACCGACACCTACTGGCTCAACGTCGCCGACGAGGCACCGTTCGGCGCGCTCGTCGAACACACGAACTTCGTCCCGCCCGCGCGCTACGGCGGCGAGCACCTCCTCTACGTCGCGAGCTACGTGCAGGACCTGACGGAGGAACGCTGGACCCTTGACGACGACGCCCTGCGCGAGCGCTGGCTCGCGGGCATCGAGGACCTCTTTCCCCGGTTCGACCGCGGCGCGGTGACCGACGTCCGCGTCGCGCGCAACCCCCGAACCGCCCCCGTCTACGAGTGCGGGTACCTCGACGCGGTCGTGCCCTACGACCTCGCGGAGGAGGTGGCGGCGGGGGTCTACTACGCCGGGATGGCGAGCCGCGCGCAGTACCCCGAGCGGTCCCTGGACGGCGCGGTGCGGGCGGGCTACGAGTGCGCGGACCGGATCGAGCGGGAGGGCGTGGCGATCGGAGCGACGCCCCGCGGGCGTCGCTAG
- the fer gene encoding ferredoxin Fer: MSSPFDVLGIDPDADDDEIVEAYRRRVKETHPDQGGSARELRVVLAAYDHVRSGRDGEMPDAESDREATDERQETRVEYLNYEVLDDHGWDLDDDELFEKASSRGLDPADYGRFLVRPHESLLEAAENRGFAWPYACRGGACANCAVAMMDGELAMPVDHILPAEMLDRGIRLSCNGVPVTDELRVVYNVKHRPGLEELRLPPRPFEQAYPKG; the protein is encoded by the coding sequence GTGAGTTCCCCGTTCGACGTTCTCGGGATCGATCCGGATGCGGACGACGACGAAATCGTGGAGGCGTACCGACGACGAGTGAAGGAGACGCACCCGGATCAGGGGGGGTCGGCGCGCGAGCTTCGTGTCGTCCTGGCGGCGTACGACCACGTTCGGTCGGGACGGGACGGCGAGATGCCGGACGCCGAGAGCGACCGCGAGGCGACCGACGAGCGGCAGGAGACCAGGGTCGAGTACCTCAACTACGAGGTGCTCGACGATCACGGCTGGGACCTCGACGACGACGAACTGTTCGAGAAGGCCTCCTCGCGGGGGCTCGATCCGGCGGACTACGGTCGGTTCCTCGTCCGACCCCACGAATCGCTCCTCGAGGCCGCCGAGAACCGCGGGTTCGCGTGGCCGTACGCCTGTCGAGGCGGGGCCTGCGCCAACTGCGCGGTCGCGATGATGGACGGGGAACTGGCGATGCCGGTCGATCACATCCTCCCCGCCGAGATGCTAGACCGCGGTATCCGGCTGTCCTGCAACGGCGTACCGGTCACGGACGAACTGCGGGTCGTCTACAACGTCAAACACCGGCCGGGGCTGGAGGAACTCCGGTTGCCGCCCCGCCCGTTCGAGCAGGCGTACCCGAAGGGGTAG
- a CDS encoding thermonuclease family protein has product MIDLSRRADVLALALVCLLVLAGCSGTPGANETTPDPQPSSDDVDSDPSTNSTNSTNTTNDSSLDTDASSTPGGNATHGPATDAPTETPSGTDDGTGTEPSATDSTATESDETDGGSDGDSSDDSSDGTAGDGDLNCGDFATQDEAQAALERDSSDPNGLDADGDGVACESLPDGSNAGAGDGGGSDADDAPDSSGETEWTVEVVRVVDGDTYEVRFPDGHTEDVRLLGVDTPEVHTATDPAEFEGIPNTEDGRRWLRDWGHKASEFARSRVGGDPVRIATDPRADRRGSYGRLLVYVYEQDGTNVNRQLIEQGYARMYDSSFSKRDAFASAERAAQADDVGLWNYEPPRTSTPEPTPEPTPTPTPEPTPEPTPSGGDGQRDYDCSDFDTQSEAQEYLTAGDPHRLDGDGDGVACESLSG; this is encoded by the coding sequence ATGATCGATCTCTCACGGCGGGCCGACGTGCTCGCGCTCGCGCTCGTCTGCCTGCTCGTTCTGGCCGGTTGCTCGGGGACGCCGGGGGCCAACGAGACGACCCCGGACCCCCAGCCGTCGAGCGACGACGTCGACTCGGATCCGTCGACGAACTCGACGAACTCCACGAACACGACGAACGACAGTTCGCTCGACACCGACGCGTCGTCGACGCCGGGCGGGAACGCGACGCACGGCCCGGCGACGGATGCGCCGACGGAGACGCCGTCGGGGACGGACGACGGGACCGGGACGGAGCCGTCCGCGACGGATTCGACCGCGACCGAGTCCGACGAGACCGACGGCGGATCGGACGGCGATTCGAGCGACGATTCGAGCGACGGGACCGCCGGCGACGGTGACCTGAACTGCGGCGACTTCGCGACGCAGGACGAGGCGCAGGCGGCCCTCGAACGCGATTCGAGCGATCCGAACGGGCTGGACGCCGACGGCGACGGCGTCGCCTGCGAGAGCCTCCCGGACGGATCGAACGCCGGCGCGGGAGACGGCGGCGGGTCGGACGCGGACGACGCCCCCGACTCCTCCGGGGAGACGGAGTGGACCGTCGAGGTCGTCCGCGTCGTCGACGGGGACACCTACGAGGTGCGCTTCCCCGACGGACACACCGAGGACGTCCGCCTGCTCGGCGTCGACACCCCCGAGGTCCACACCGCGACCGATCCGGCCGAGTTCGAGGGGATCCCGAACACCGAGGACGGCAGGCGGTGGCTGCGCGACTGGGGGCACAAGGCGAGCGAGTTCGCCCGTTCCCGGGTCGGCGGCGACCCGGTCCGCATCGCCACCGACCCGCGGGCCGACCGCCGCGGCTCCTACGGTCGGCTCCTCGTCTACGTCTACGAGCAGGACGGGACCAACGTGAACCGCCAGCTCATCGAGCAGGGGTACGCCCGGATGTACGACTCGTCGTTCTCGAAGCGGGACGCGTTCGCGAGCGCGGAACGGGCCGCCCAGGCCGACGACGTCGGACTCTGGAACTACGAGCCGCCGCGCACGTCGACGCCCGAACCCACGCCGGAGCCGACGCCCACGCCGACGCCCGAACCCACCCCTGAACCCACGCCGTCCGGCGGCGACGGACAGCGGGACTACGACTGCTCGGACTTCGACACCCAGTCCGAGGCGCAGGAGTACCTCACCGCCGGCGATCCGCACCGGCTCGACGGCGACGGCGACGGCGTCGCCTGCGAGTCGCTCTCGGGCTGA
- a CDS encoding DUF6149 family protein: MKLRQNPRHWAAKKALTTPGVGAVATYGLVKLHTRIFLGKAAESRREERRDHLDGFFDATMDAYVAALSAGYSEAEAREITHLQANFDFFNHGWTEMMEIPPEEFEEHYRRYGEFFERHGITIDDPLGEFRPPDGVPEAPPTPEKLDDPAYENAVAGFSDDVYVEDGTGDVTVGGGEEPADVSVRDAPGVGDEDDGADAD, encoded by the coding sequence ATGAAACTCCGACAGAACCCCCGTCACTGGGCCGCGAAGAAGGCGCTGACGACGCCGGGCGTCGGCGCGGTCGCCACCTACGGACTGGTGAAGCTCCACACGCGGATCTTCCTCGGGAAAGCAGCGGAGTCGCGCCGGGAGGAGCGCCGCGATCACCTGGACGGGTTCTTCGACGCCACGATGGACGCCTACGTCGCGGCGCTCTCCGCGGGCTACTCGGAGGCCGAGGCGCGCGAGATCACCCACCTCCAGGCGAACTTCGACTTCTTCAACCACGGCTGGACCGAGATGATGGAGATCCCGCCCGAGGAGTTCGAGGAGCACTACCGCCGCTACGGCGAGTTCTTCGAGCGCCACGGGATCACCATCGACGACCCGCTCGGGGAGTTCCGTCCCCCCGACGGCGTCCCCGAGGCCCCGCCGACGCCGGAGAAGCTCGACGACCCCGCCTACGAGAACGCCGTCGCGGGGTTCTCCGACGACGTGTACGTCGAGGACGGGACGGGCGACGTGACCGTCGGCGGGGGCGAGGAACCGGCGGACGTGAGCGTGCGCGACGCCCCCGGAGTGGGCGACGAGGACGATGGGGCGGACGCCGACTGA
- a CDS encoding NAD(P)/FAD-dependent oxidoreductase, which produces MSTSHVIIGDGIAGSSAAETVREADPDADITVITDEGEALYNRILIKEFAKGKMPAGPISIHDENWYTDRDIDLQLDTHVTDVDTDAHEIHTHRGDVIEYDALLIATGGTPTQLPVPGSDAEGVHHFWTFQDARAIKEHAEEAETGAVIGAGLLGIDLAAICGAQDVKANYLMRGNAWWRYALSEEGAEIIHGALRENDVTPVFGSGVDHFEVDDGHVTGVVDPNGEHFDADFVGVAIGLNYNTEFLQGSGIERTDSGSIVTDEHMRTNVEDVYAAGDLTYFYDVLIEEMAQNGAWGSAKEQGSIAGTNMVHDQHGDGEEATFEWVSSYSITHFDFPFLSFGHPTIGDDSVERKYSDTEWRRVAIKDGKVVGGVLIGDLAPQSKLKRLARDRVDVSETKELLLEETIDLENFEAPEASS; this is translated from the coding sequence ATGAGCACGTCGCACGTGATTATCGGCGATGGCATCGCGGGGAGTTCCGCCGCGGAGACCGTCCGCGAGGCCGACCCGGACGCCGACATCACCGTCATCACCGACGAGGGAGAGGCCCTCTACAACCGCATTCTCATCAAGGAGTTCGCGAAGGGCAAGATGCCCGCCGGTCCGATCTCGATCCACGACGAGAACTGGTACACCGACCGCGACATCGACCTCCAGCTCGACACCCACGTCACCGACGTCGACACCGACGCCCACGAGATCCACACCCACCGGGGTGACGTCATCGAGTACGACGCGCTCCTCATCGCCACCGGCGGCACGCCGACCCAGCTCCCCGTCCCCGGGAGCGACGCGGAGGGCGTCCACCACTTCTGGACGTTCCAGGACGCCCGGGCGATCAAGGAACACGCGGAGGAGGCCGAGACGGGTGCCGTCATCGGCGCGGGGCTGCTCGGCATCGACCTCGCGGCCATCTGCGGCGCGCAGGACGTGAAGGCGAACTACCTCATGCGCGGCAACGCGTGGTGGCGCTACGCGCTCAGCGAGGAGGGCGCGGAGATCATCCACGGGGCGCTCCGCGAGAACGACGTCACGCCCGTCTTCGGCAGCGGCGTCGATCACTTCGAGGTGGACGACGGCCACGTCACGGGCGTCGTCGACCCGAACGGCGAGCACTTCGACGCGGACTTCGTCGGCGTCGCCATCGGACTGAACTACAACACGGAGTTCCTGCAGGGCAGCGGCATCGAGCGCACCGACAGCGGCTCGATCGTCACCGACGAACACATGCGCACGAACGTCGAGGACGTCTACGCCGCCGGCGACCTCACCTACTTCTACGACGTGCTCATCGAGGAGATGGCCCAGAACGGCGCGTGGGGCAGCGCCAAGGAGCAGGGGTCCATCGCGGGGACGAACATGGTCCACGACCAGCACGGCGACGGCGAGGAGGCGACCTTCGAGTGGGTCTCCTCGTACTCCATCACGCACTTCGACTTCCCGTTTCTCTCGTTCGGCCACCCGACCATCGGCGACGACAGCGTCGAACGGAAGTACTCCGACACGGAGTGGCGCCGCGTCGCGATCAAGGACGGCAAGGTCGTCGGCGGCGTGCTCATCGGCGACCTCGCGCCGCAGTCGAAGCTGAAGCGACTCGCGCGCGACCGCGTGGACGTGAGCGAGACGAAGGAGTTGCTCCTGGAGGAGACGATCGACCTGGAGAACTTCGAGGCACCCGAGGCCTCCAGCTAG